DNA from Merismopedia glauca CCAP 1448/3:
GATTTAACTATCTCGTAGTCGCCTACTACTGGTGCTTGAGTTAGCGCATTTCGCCCCCTAACTTGAGCGATTAAGATATTGCGGTTAATCTCTTCATTAGTAATCTCCACCGCCCCCGATGGCATGGCTAACACCTGGTTAAAAGCTCTTAAAATCCCGCCCGAACTAGTGATGTTAATTGAAATGAGGCAAGCGATCGCAATGAGTACCAAGACTAAATATTCCGCTCTACTGCCAGTAGAAAGGCGCAATCTGGGATTACCTGGAATCACTAATCTAGCCTGACTGGGATAGAAGGCTGTCACACCGGATTTGGTAAACACGTCGCCAAACCAACCGCAGAAGTAGCCTAAAGCTAGAGCTAACCAGTATGATGAACCTAGAATTACTAGGGGAAGAGAGAGTAGAGCGATCGCTCCTGTCGCTACAAAGCTATGAGTAATGCTGCGATGGGGATAGCGCGCTTCTATGTAATTGCTGATGGGAAACAAAACTCTGCCGATAACGCTTTTAGAGGTATCAACATCGGGGAATTGAGAGGCTAGAGCCGATATGCCCAGAGTAACGGGATCTGCTGTGGATAGGGCAATAGAGGTGATGCAAGCGCTCAAGGCGACGTGGGTTAAGTTCATCATCTCGATTTGGGATTTGGGATTTTAGATTTGGGATTGACGAGGCACTCAAGGTGGCGAACCTGCGTCCCCACCTTGAGTGCCGTCCCCACAGATAAATCTGGAGGCTTGTACCATCATCCTTCTTCGCAGCGATCGTCATTTAACTCGAAGCAATGACGGCGTTGATATAGCTAAAAATTTCGTCTAGTTCGCCGATCGCGGCTAACTCCAGAGTTTCTTCTGGGGTAAGGGTGTCAGCTTTTTTCCGATCTAGCAGCGTTTGCAACCGATTCCCCAGTTCGTTAGTGAATTTAAAGAGAGTGAGACGATCGCTATGTTGGACTTGGATGCCTTTGGGGATGAGGGAAGAGGGCTTTAGTACTACAGTCACAGTCCTGCTCCAGATGAGTATTTTGATTTTACCTTAACTTTTGGGCATGGGGCATGGGGCATGGGGCATAGGGCATGGGTCATAGGGCATGGGGCATGGGAGGAAATATACAATTAATTCTGTTGGGGTGCTTGCAAGTCTCTGGATTTATGCATCGGTTCAATCCAAAATCTAAAATCCAAAATCCAAAATCGAATTAACTTCCCATTTGCTGCTCGATCTGCGCTAACACACCTTTCAACGTTTCTTGAAGCTCCCGCAACTGTTCCGGTTCCGTATCTGCCAGGTTCAATTGGCGAACTGTAGATAGCAACCGCTTGACTTGCCGATCCTTCAATCCAGTCGGTTTGACGTATTTAGCTCGCTCTTGATTGACCCATTGCTGGGTTTGAGCTATAGAAAGATGAGAACCAGTCACCTCCTTAATTCCCTTCTCCCGCAGCTTGAAAGCCTGCTTATCTGTAATCCCTAATTCACTTGCAGAAAGTCGGTTTAAAATCAAAGCTTGAGAGCATCCCAATTTCTGCTCCCGTACTGCTATTTTTAAATCGATACTAAGATTAAGAGCCGGGAAAACATTGCGATTGAGGGAAACGGGATGTTCCTGCAAGCCCAACAGAATTAAGAATAATTCTGTTTCTGTCGGTTCAATCGCCAACTGTTCGATAGCAGCTTCTTGCTCTGCTAAAGATTGCAGATGCAATTTTTCTGCCAAACTTTGCTGTTTCCGCTTCCACCTAGTTAGCACCCGATTCACGATTCGAGGGACTTCTTCTGGTAGCAAATCTGGCATCTCATCACAAATTAGAGCCACTAGAGCTTCAGCTTTATCCAGTGCATTCAAGTTCCGGCGATGCAAGCTAGTCAGGTAAGCTTGGCGACGCAATTGCTGGGGATTGTCTGGTTGACTCGTAAAAACACAATCTAGAGTTTCCCAATTGAGTCTAATCGCTGCCCGCCACCGACACTCACCGTCAAAGATAGTACCATCAGGGAAGAGGATAATAGGATTGAGTTGTCCTTCTCGCTCCAAAGACAGAACCATCGCTGCTACTTCTTCGGGAAAGGTTTTACGGGGTTGATCTGGGTTGGGATGAATTTCCGTCACTGGATATGCAACTGTTCCTCCTTGGCTGTTTGCCAAAGCGTCTCGCAAAGCCTCAACTTGAGTGTTTAGCACAACTTTTGAAGCTTCGACTTGCGATTGAACGCTTGCTGCTTGCTCTGTAGCCAGTTGTTTCTCCAACTGCTCGATTTGCGATCGCAAGTTATAGACTTCTTGAGTTTGGTCTACTTCGGAAAAAAAGCTATCAACGTCGAGCCGATTTTTTGGAGCCACTGGTTCCTCCCTGGATTTCTTGAATGACTGCCTTGGCTATTTCTTCTAAAGGTGCTAACGCTGGGTGAGTGGAGCGATGAACTCGCAAGGGAATCCCTTCAGACCAGGCGTTGGTAAAAGCCGTGTAATGTTTAATGGCACTAAAGACTCGATAGCCCCGCGCTTCGTATCGAGGGCGAATTTCCTTAGCCAGACGCTGGTGTTCGGCTCCATCTTCGAGATTGTTAATCACAAATCCCAAAAAAGGTGGGGGAGGAGAGAGGTTGAGTTCGCTAACCGAACTCATGTACCAATCTAGCAATACCCTGGTGCCGTCAATCGCTTTGGGATCTGGAACGAGGGGGACGAGCAAATGAGTGGCAGCAGCTAAGGCGGTTTTGGGAATTTGCTCTAAAGTTGCTGGACAGTCAAAGATAATTAAATCGTGGGGCAAGGGATGTTCGGTCAGGGCTTCTTGCAGCAAGCGACTGCCTCCAGCTTGCACTAGATTCGGCATGACTTTGAATAAAGCGCTGCCTCCTGGATAGATCTCTAACTTTTTGACGTGTTTTTCCCATACGGGAGTCAAGGTATAAGTGCCATCGAAAAAACCTGAATAAATCCAAGCTGTGGTGGCTTTGGGGGCAGGGGTTTTACTGAGGCGACAGGCGACGTTTAAGGAGCCTTGGGGATCTAAATCGAAGATCGCCACTTGATATCCTTTTCTCGCTACTTCGTAGCCCAAATTAGCTGCCAGTGTGGTTTTGCCCACACCTCCCGCTCCTGTCATGATGGCAAGGCGGATTTGCTCAGACATAGCATATCCTTTTTTCAAGCAGATGTACCGTAGTGCTACGGTACATCTTATCTGAAGTAGAGTTATTTTCCAAATATTGAAACTGAAGCTAGGGTCAAGGTGGCTAGAGATTTGTCTTCCAGGGACAAGACGCGCAATTAGGGCAAAAGGCAGGAGAGAAAGACTTAATTAATCAAGGTTTCAGCACTCTAGAACCATCTCGCTCGAAAGTGCCCTGTGGCTCTTATTAATCGGCGCGAGATTTTTGCAAAAAAAATCCCAGATCCCATAATTATTCACTTCCATTACCGTTACTAAATTGAACAAGTTATGGAAGGTGACATGGCAACCACAATCAAACACATCAGCCAATTTTTGGATCGACGGGGTTGGTTATATCAAGCTAATAAAGATGCTAATACCATCCGCACCAGGGTAGAAGCATCGCAGCTTGAGAATTTGGTCATCGTTATTGAGTTGACGGAAAACGGTGAATATTTATCTCTCCGAACGTCGCCTTTGGTACAGGTGAAAGACCATGTATATAAAGGTGTATTGTTCCAAACTCTATTGACTATCGCTTCTGAATCCAAGTTATTGCGCTGGGAATACGAACCGACAACAGGAGATATCCGTGCCAGTGTTGGCTTAGCTTTGGAAGATGCAACTTTAACGGAAAAACAGTTCAATCGACTGCTCAATGGCTTAATTTATTTGGTAGATGATGTTTCCCTTCCCCGCATTAAATCAGTATTGGCAACGGGGGAGGATAAAGGCGATCGCTCTGCCGCTATCCAAGTAATATCAATGGTAGAGCGTTTCATCGCCAAGCCTTTAGATAAAGAAGCCAAAGCCAGTCTCGAACAAGCGATCGCCCAGCAGTGTTGTTCTCTAATTTCTAAGCCCTGACGCAGCTTGAAGCAAGGTTAAAGTTAACCAGGAGTAAGTATTCATGAACAAACCATTAACGCCCCCAAACCCAGAGGAAGATGACCTAAAAACTGAGAACTTAGGCAATTCTGTCTCGGACGAATTCCCTCCTAATCCAACTGAGGAGCCAAGTATCCCTAATTCTCAAGATCCACTATTAGTTAACAATCGAGTCGATAATGTTAATAGACTCAATCAACTGTTTCGTCAGCTTCGTGTTTTTCAGCCGTTAAAACCAGACAAAAAAGAACAAGAAGAGGAACAAGAGCTTATTACTCTTGACGAAAATAGCAAAATCGAGGTTCAAAGACTGACTAATAAAATATATGTGATTTTGACCAGGGCTTTGCCGTCAGAAGGGCTGAAAGTCAGCAAAAATCATCATTCTCACTGGGATGCTTTTCAAGTCACTTGGGAGTGGATGCAGAAAAAATACGACCCAGATAGTTCTGATGCTAATCCATATCACCGTTTCAATGATAAATACTGGCGTTTTCTCAAATATATAGACCTTTATCGCCAAGATATTAAGATAAAACGAGTTAAAAATCCTTTAGCTAATGATGGCGATCCTAACCAGCCTAAGACCAAAACTATATATGTATATCCTGTCAGGTTAGATAAACCGCTTAAAGACGAGCTAGGGAAGGATCTCAATCTACTAGACATTCTTGAGATAGAAGGACCACCAGAACGAAGTATGATTCCCGATCTAATAAATTGGTTTAAGAGCGAACCCGAAATTTTGAGACAGACTCTTTGTTTTCCCAGGAAAAAAGATTCCCCTACAGCTTTAGATGTGGCTTTGCTGCTAGTTGAATATTACGAACGCGGGGAAGGCTGCACCTTACAGAAGCTACAAGCGAGGCTGGAAGTGAGTTCGCAATTTTATGAATTCTACCGACACAAATTTATCTCTTTGGTAAATGAACATTTCCCGCAGTCTAGATATTACAACGGAGAGCAATAATCATGAATATAGCAGTCAAAAACAATCCAAAATTTCATCAGTTGCCTTTACCGATAGTTTCGGCAGCTATAGCTGATGCAGAGGCGATCGCTAGCGAATTATCAAATCCCGCTCAAGCTGAGTTAGCCAAGCGCAATGTATTAGCAGTTTGGGCAGTTAAATCATATTTGGAAATGTTGGGATATGAAACCGATTTAACTACCAGTTTGTGTCGAGATCCCGTAGCGCTACTAGCAGGGATATATATAGCGGATTTGTCAGTAAAAGGTTTAGGCACCATAGAATGTTTAGCGATTGACCCAGAAGCTTCTCATATAGCCATCCCAGACACAGAAGGAGAGGATCGATCGGCTTATTTATTGATGGAAGTAGAAGCAGGAGAAAATTATGGAGCTAACTTGCTGGGTTTTTGGAAAACATTGCCACAAGAGCGGAGTTTGAATGCTTTAGCCATTAGTAATTCGCACTTAGAAGCGCCAGAAGAGTTAATTGAATACTTCTGCTACATCCAGATGGATAGAAAGAAAGCCTCAGTAATTAATAAAACTCCTGCAATTAGCCGCTTGAGTGACTGGATTCGGGGCAGATTTGAGGAAGGCTGGGGAGCTATAGAGGAAGTGATAGATGCTAATTTTGGACGTGGAGCGATCGCTCGAAGGTATGGACTTGCTAGAGGTTCGAGCAGTAAAAAACCATCGTCATCTTATGCCATCGGTAGGGCTAAAGTTTACGACTTCGGTTTGCGCCTAGATCGCCAAGCTGTAGCTTTAGTAATTGAATTCAATCCAGCCGTAAATCGCCAAGTAGACGTTAGGGTGCGAGTTTGTCCGATGGGGGACAGTGAATATTTGCCGCCCCATCTCAAGCTCAAAGTCACTCTCAACCCCGATAGCGCCGAGTCAGAGAGCGAGGAGGTAATTTCTAGAGATCGGGATAACTGGATTCAGTTGGAATTGGATGAAACATTGGGCAACAAGTTTAGGGTAGAAGTCTCCCTGGGCGATGCCATTATTTCGGAAGATTTTGAGATTTAAGTTAATAGCTTAGCTAAATCGGGTGTAGGTGTATTATTTCGATTTCTAGAGGATTAGGAGGAACTAATGGATGTTCTTACCCTCAAGCTGGAAGCGGGGGATTTCGATCGCGGGTTTGCTTCAGTCACCGTCCAAATACATAGCTCTACCGAGAAAGGCGATAACAACTCGATCCAACGGAAGTTGCAATTGCCACCCGCGCCAGAGTTACGGAATCTTTATCAAAGATGGCAGGAACCATATCACAACTTAGTCAATCCTGACTCATCTAGAGGTATTAAAAAGGAACAGCGCATTAACTACTCTTCCAGAGATGAGTTATCTCTCTCCTATCAAGAGTTGCAGCAGGAGGTTAATCGTTGGCTACAAGGGCTTAAGGATGAGTTAGAACCAGTAATTTGCTCGCGACGAAATGTAGAGATTCTGTTTGAGATTCAAACCTTTGAAGATATTCCTGAGAACGTTCGACATCTCATAGAACAACTCCATTGGGAGAAGTGGAATTTATTCCCTGAAGATGCCAAGGTGGGGGTGGCTTTTACTTATGGAAACGCGATTAGGTCTGATATATCGGCTCAAAGAGATGGAGAACCGAGGCGGAACAAAAGGGTCAGAATTTTAGGAATTTTAGGACATGGTGGCGAGGGAATCGACCTTAAGGCTGATGAGGAATTGATTCGGCAGTTGCCAGGGGCTGAACCTCACTTTCTTTACGAACCGGAACTTTCCGAGTTTCAGAAGCTTTGGGATGAGAATTGGGACATTTTGTTTTATGGAGGGCATAGCGAAACTATAGATGAGGGGCGAACGGGCTGGTTGATTGACCTCAATCCTCGTGAAACTCTGGATATTCAGAAAATCCGCCAGACTCTGAAAACCGCGATCGCCAATGGTTTAAAATTGGCTATTTTTAGTTCCTGTGATGGACTGGGTTTAGCCAGACAGTTAAGAGATTTGGATTTGCCCTACATTATCGTGTGGAAAGAACCCATATCAACTGACATTGCCAAAAAGTTTCTCGAATATTTTCTCAAAGCTTTTGCTAAAGGGATGATTATAGAGAAAGCAGTTTGGCAGGCGCAAACGCAGTTGCGGGAATGGAGCAATTGCGAGCGAGATTTGCCAGGTGTGACGAGTTTAATCGCGACGATCCGAAATTCGGCTCAATCTTCTTTGACTTGGTTCGATTTAGGGGGCATTCCTATCTGTCCCTATCGCGGTTTGTCTGCTTTTCAAGAAGAACACGCGCCGTACTTTTTCGGGCGAGACAGGTTTGCCAAGACTTTGCTAGAAGCAGTCAGGAAAAAGCCGTTAGTGGCGGTAGTTGGCGCTTCTGGAAGCGGTAAATCTTCGGTGGTATTGGCGGGGCTAATTCCTTTGCTGCGACAAGATAAAGTAGTGCAGTGGCAGGTGGCAGTATTCCGTCCTGGGACTAATCCGATTGAGTCTTTGGCGATCGCGCTTACTTCTGTTTCGCAGATCCGAGATCGCCGACGCTTGGCTGAATTGGAATTGGAGGCAGAACTGCGAACGACTTCAGGACTATCTAGTGCTGTTGAGAGAATCGTTAATGCTAATCCTCACAAACCTTACATTCGACTGGTGTTAGTTGCCGACCAATTTGAAGAACTTTATACTAACGTGCCGGAAACGGAACGCCACACTTTTATCGATGGCTTGCTATACGCAGTGAAATCGGCTCCATCGTTTACTTTGGTGTTGACTCTGCGGGGTGATTTCTACGGTTCTGCGATCTCTTATCCACCCTTAAGCGATGCTTTACAGGATGCGGTTTTTAATCTCAGCACCATGAACCGCGAGGAGTTGCACGATGCCATTGTTTGCCCAGCCGAGAAGATGCGGGTGCGATTGCAAGACGGATTGGTGGATACTCTGATCGGGGATTTGGGAGACAGTGCGGGGCGTTTGCCATTATTGCAGTTTACTCTGAAGCAATTGTGGGAGGGGCAGGAAAATTATACGCTGACTCACCAAGCCTATCAACAGATTGGGGGTTTGGAAAGGGCGATCGCGGTTCATGCCGACGGCGTTTATGCCAAGTTGTCAGAATACGAACGGGAACAGGCGCGACGAGTCTTCATCAAGTTAGTGCGATTGGGAGAAGGAACGGAGGCAACCCGACGACTGGCAAAGCGAGAGGAGTTCAAGGAAGAAACTTGGGATTTGGTGAGGAGACTGGCGAATGAAGATGCGCGTCTGGTGGTAACGAATCGCAACGAGTCTACTGGGCAAGAGACGGTAGAAATCATTCATGAGGTGTTAATCCAGCACTGGGGAAAATTGGAGCATTGGTTGCGGGAAAATGAGGATTTTTTGCGCTGGTCTTATCGGCTGGAGGATGCGCTGGAGCAGTGGGAGAGTCATGACAAACAAGAGGGCTATTTGTTGCGAGAAGCTCCGTTGGTGGAGGCTCAGAGGTGGTTGGAGAGCCGCAGGGAAGAATTGACCAATGCTCAACGAGTATTTATTCAATCGAGTTTAGAGTTAAGGAATAGGGAAAATACAGATAAAGAGAAGAGAAGAAGGCACAATATTTTTGTATTGACCTGTTTTTCAGGAGTTGGATTACTATTATCAGTAATAGCTGGCATCGGATGGCATAATGCTGCTATTCGTGAAACTAATGCTGAACTTAACAACTTGAGTTTGTCTGCCAAAACGCTTATAGCTTCAGGTAAATATTTAGATGCACTAGTTGAAAGCTTGAGAGCAGGGCTAAAACTCAAACAAGCAGTGAATATAGAAGCAGAAACCCGGATGCAGGTTCTAACAGCATTAAATGAATCTGTTTACGGAATAAGAGAAATCAATCGCTTAGTAATAAATTCTAGCAATCTGCCGACCCTCAGCCCTGATTCCAACACAATTGCTATACCCACAGGTAATGCTGTTCAACTTCGGAGTACAGATGGTAGGTTGCTCAATACATTGAAAGGACACACCAGTGAAGTGATTGGGGTAGTTTTTAGCGCTGACAGTCGAGCGATTGCTTCTATAAGTGAAGACAGCACTTTGAAAATCTGGAGCATCGAAGGCTCTTTACTTAAGACAATGAAAAACGATACTTCGGTCTTCAGTCCATATGCCGCTCCACTCATTAAACTACTGTTCAGCCCTGATGGAAAAACTATTAACTTAGCTACTCGTAACGGTACTTGGAAGTCATGGAACTTAGACGGAGTATTACTCGAAACCATTCGACTCGATGAATCTCTTGACGACTTCTTAGTTAGCTCTGACGGTCAGTACGCAATTTCGTTAGCTAACAACAAGATCGGATTTTGGAGTCTTAAGAAAGGTCTACTAAAGACTGCACAAACCAATCTTAACCACCAAAGTCTTAGTATAAGTCCTGATAGTCAAGTTATTGGAACATACGGCGATGATAGCGTTCAAATATGGGATACTAAAGGTATTTTGCTCAAACAAATGAAAATTACTGATGATTGTTGCGTGCAGGGTATTAGCTTTAGTCCAGACAGTCAGACATTTGCCTCGATAAGCCAAGGAGATGGAGATGATGCGCCTGGTTTGCTCCAATTATGGAGCCGCAATGGAACTCTGCTTAAAACCTTTCCCAAACAAATCAAAGGTATCTCCCGCGTCAGTTTCAGCCCAGACGGACAAATCATTGCTTCAGCTAATCATGATGGCACTGTCAAACTCTGGAAAGCTAATGGTACATTACTTGAAACTTTCAGGGGGCATAACAGTAGATTGACAACAGTAGGTTTCAGTCCAGACGCTCAAATTATTATTTCAACTGCTGTAGATGGGACTATGAGATTTTGGAGTCGCGAACATCGCTTCCCTAAAATTCTTAAAGGTGAATACTGGCAAAATGTAAGTTTTAGTCCAGATAGTCAGTTCGTTATTTCCAATGCCAGTAAAATCTGGAATCGCCAAGGAAGCTTGGTTAAAGAATTTGAATTGGTAGAGCCA
Protein-coding regions in this window:
- a CDS encoding ParA family protein; translation: MSEQIRLAIMTGAGGVGKTTLAANLGYEVARKGYQVAIFDLDPQGSLNVACRLSKTPAPKATTAWIYSGFFDGTYTLTPVWEKHVKKLEIYPGGSALFKVMPNLVQAGGSRLLQEALTEHPLPHDLIIFDCPATLEQIPKTALAAATHLLVPLVPDPKAIDGTRVLLDWYMSSVSELNLSPPPPFLGFVINNLEDGAEHQRLAKEIRPRYEARGYRVFSAIKHYTAFTNAWSEGIPLRVHRSTHPALAPLEEIAKAVIQEIQGGTSGSKKSARR
- a CDS encoding ParB N-terminal domain-containing protein — its product is MAPKNRLDVDSFFSEVDQTQEVYNLRSQIEQLEKQLATEQAASVQSQVEASKVVLNTQVEALRDALANSQGGTVAYPVTEIHPNPDQPRKTFPEEVAAMVLSLEREGQLNPIILFPDGTIFDGECRWRAAIRLNWETLDCVFTSQPDNPQQLRRQAYLTSLHRRNLNALDKAEALVALICDEMPDLLPEEVPRIVNRVLTRWKRKQQSLAEKLHLQSLAEQEAAIEQLAIEPTETELFLILLGLQEHPVSLNRNVFPALNLSIDLKIAVREQKLGCSQALILNRLSASELGITDKQAFKLREKGIKEVTGSHLSIAQTQQWVNQERAKYVKPTGLKDRQVKRLLSTVRQLNLADTEPEQLRELQETLKGVLAQIEQQMGS
- a CDS encoding metal-dependent hydrolase; translated protein: MMNLTHVALSACITSIALSTADPVTLGISALASQFPDVDTSKSVIGRVLFPISNYIEARYPHRSITHSFVATGAIALLSLPLVILGSSYWLALALGYFCGWFGDVFTKSGVTAFYPSQARLVIPGNPRLRLSTGSRAEYLVLVLIAIACLISINITSSGGILRAFNQVLAMPSGAVEITNEEINRNILIAQVRGRNALTQAPVVGDYEIVKS
- a CDS encoding DUF1822 family protein, with amino-acid sequence MNIAVKNNPKFHQLPLPIVSAAIADAEAIASELSNPAQAELAKRNVLAVWAVKSYLEMLGYETDLTTSLCRDPVALLAGIYIADLSVKGLGTIECLAIDPEASHIAIPDTEGEDRSAYLLMEVEAGENYGANLLGFWKTLPQERSLNALAISNSHLEAPEELIEYFCYIQMDRKKASVINKTPAISRLSDWIRGRFEEGWGAIEEVIDANFGRGAIARRYGLARGSSSKKPSSSYAIGRAKVYDFGLRLDRQAVALVIEFNPAVNRQVDVRVRVCPMGDSEYLPPHLKLKVTLNPDSAESESEEVISRDRDNWIQLELDETLGNKFRVEVSLGDAIISEDFEI
- a CDS encoding nSTAND1 domain-containing NTPase, whose product is MDVLTLKLEAGDFDRGFASVTVQIHSSTEKGDNNSIQRKLQLPPAPELRNLYQRWQEPYHNLVNPDSSRGIKKEQRINYSSRDELSLSYQELQQEVNRWLQGLKDELEPVICSRRNVEILFEIQTFEDIPENVRHLIEQLHWEKWNLFPEDAKVGVAFTYGNAIRSDISAQRDGEPRRNKRVRILGILGHGGEGIDLKADEELIRQLPGAEPHFLYEPELSEFQKLWDENWDILFYGGHSETIDEGRTGWLIDLNPRETLDIQKIRQTLKTAIANGLKLAIFSSCDGLGLARQLRDLDLPYIIVWKEPISTDIAKKFLEYFLKAFAKGMIIEKAVWQAQTQLREWSNCERDLPGVTSLIATIRNSAQSSLTWFDLGGIPICPYRGLSAFQEEHAPYFFGRDRFAKTLLEAVRKKPLVAVVGASGSGKSSVVLAGLIPLLRQDKVVQWQVAVFRPGTNPIESLAIALTSVSQIRDRRRLAELELEAELRTTSGLSSAVERIVNANPHKPYIRLVLVADQFEELYTNVPETERHTFIDGLLYAVKSAPSFTLVLTLRGDFYGSAISYPPLSDALQDAVFNLSTMNREELHDAIVCPAEKMRVRLQDGLVDTLIGDLGDSAGRLPLLQFTLKQLWEGQENYTLTHQAYQQIGGLERAIAVHADGVYAKLSEYEREQARRVFIKLVRLGEGTEATRRLAKREEFKEETWDLVRRLANEDARLVVTNRNESTGQETVEIIHEVLIQHWGKLEHWLRENEDFLRWSYRLEDALEQWESHDKQEGYLLREAPLVEAQRWLESRREELTNAQRVFIQSSLELRNRENTDKEKRRRHNIFVLTCFSGVGLLLSVIAGIGWHNAAIRETNAELNNLSLSAKTLIASGKYLDALVESLRAGLKLKQAVNIEAETRMQVLTALNESVYGIREINRLVINSSNLPTLSPDSNTIAIPTGNAVQLRSTDGRLLNTLKGHTSEVIGVVFSADSRAIASISEDSTLKIWSIEGSLLKTMKNDTSVFSPYAAPLIKLLFSPDGKTINLATRNGTWKSWNLDGVLLETIRLDESLDDFLVSSDGQYAISLANNKIGFWSLKKGLLKTAQTNLNHQSLSISPDSQVIGTYGDDSVQIWDTKGILLKQMKITDDCCVQGISFSPDSQTFASISQGDGDDAPGLLQLWSRNGTLLKTFPKQIKGISRVSFSPDGQIIASANHDGTVKLWKANGTLLETFRGHNSRLTTVGFSPDAQIIISTAVDGTMRFWSREHRFPKILKGEYWQNVSFSPDSQFVISNASKIWNRQGSLVKEFELVEPGLAGDTSIVFSPDGKVFTIGEHVSFSPNGRAIISSDMSALKLWDINGKMIKTIPGSTKEDNWDQKTIKLWSLDRGTELNSWRIPEGDTDIVDLTFSPKGKIIIASSNTGGVNVSIPDGNKAKILMKIDSASQVSFSPDGKMIASDTQGGAIKIWDYNGKLLKKFQGFDEDESVGDITFSPDSQAIAVADSRTVRLWSINGTKLQSFDHKARIRSVSFSPDGKILASGSFDGQDEGEGASDPNRYNTVILWNLDLDDLIAQGCNWAQNYLKNNPDVSESDRHLCDSADALKK